CTCAGTGGGCGTTCTGATGCTCTCTCCCTTGGACACGGTTGTGGTGGGAGCTTCGGGCGCCGTCTTTGGATTGTTCGGCGCACTTTTTGTTGTGCAAAAGAAGCGCGGTGGCGACCTGCGCCAAATTCTGGTCCTGTTGCTGATTAATGCTGCCATTGGGTTCGTGATCCCCAATATTGCTTGGCAGGCCCACTTAGGCGGTTTGCTGGCCGGTGCACTGTGCACTGCAGCGATTGCCTACGCACCAGCTAAGAACCGTAATCTCATCCAGTGGAGCGGTATTGCAGGTGTGGCAGTGCTCTTGGTTGGTTTGACCCTTTACAAGGTCTCAACTTTCCCGGTTCTTCCTTTCAGCTAGGTCACCAGCTGACTCATAGGCTGAGAAGCGCAGCTGTACTCGTTGCGTTAAAAGCAAGGTGTAGTTAGGGTTCTCCAGCAAGTCTTAGGGCTTGAGCCGGCGATAGTCGCCACCGTAGTGGATCAGGGGTGAGGCATCCTTACTCCATGGTGCGTCCTCACCCATAGAAAGCACACTCCCCACCACCAGTAGGTGGGTGGCTGCTGTGTGGATGGTGGTGGTGGCGACCTCAAAAAACGCGAGAGCTCCTGCAATAATGGCGTTGCCAGTGACTGGGCCACGCCTAAAACTTATTTGGTTGAGCAGTCCTTCCAACGGTGTGCCAGGGCTGGCGAGCCAATTTGCTTGAGCCTTTTGCTCAGCCGTCAGAATCGACAGCGCCCACGAACCCGACTCCGCCACAGCTAGTGCGATCCTGGACTCGGCGTAGAGACTTACCAGCAATGTCGGCGGGTCATAGGACACTGACAGGTAGGCACTGACAGTAGTTGCATAGTCTCGGTCACGGAGCCTAGTGCTAATGATGGCCACTCCGCTGCTTTGCTCAGCACTCAACCTGCGGTACTCATCGATCTGCTCCTGGGTTAGTTCCTGTGGGGAAACTCTGGAGATATCAAGTGCATCGGCTAATTCCATGACTTCATCGTCGCATGAATCTGCACTTGTCCACAGCACTATCCACATATGGGTATAACTTACAGGCCTGTAGTTCTAGTAGTCGTCAGTTCGTCGTACACTGTCTTTTCCCCAGACTTATACACACTGGGCATAAGTTACACACATGTAATTCCACAGCTGTGGATTACTCCATCGCGGCATTTTCAATGGATTATGCGGTAATCGATGTAAAGTTATCCACTTCTGTGGATAACTTTGTGAACAACTATGGATAACCACAGTTTCGAAGACGGCCTGTGGACAGTTCGAATAAGTTATCAACGTCGGTGGACAGAGGTGTGTGTTGTGGGAAAAAGTTATCCACAGTGTGGACAAGGTGGGGATATTGACAGATATTGCGGATATGTGCAGAGCTTCTTCGCGTACCTGGCCGTTCCATCGACACAGCCCTCGCAATATCCATAGACTGAGACTGAGACTGAGACTGAACTGGGACTGAGCTGAGAGCCTTGAAGGGCAGGGGGCAGGGGTCAGGGGCGGGCCAGCCATGACGCTGAGTCTAATATCGGCGGTTGTAGCCGCAGTTTCAGGAAATGGGGAGGCATGGCTCGGCGCGCAGTTGTTGAGGATATTGTTAGTCAGCTGACTGACGGCTCCTCAAGAGGAGTACTCATCGTTGGATCTCGTGGTGCCGGAAAAACCTGGATGTTGGGCGAAATTCTCAATG
This genomic window from Arthrobacter sp. TMP15 contains:
- a CDS encoding rhomboid family intramembrane serine protease, giving the protein MMAICVVAFGLDWIIPNGFIFQNFAYAPFLTEAEPWRMLSSAFLHSTNIMHIAFNMYALWILGNALEPAFGRVRFMAVYLVSAFAGSVGVLMLSPLDTVVVGASGAVFGLFGALFVVQKKRGGDLRQILVLLLINAAIGFVIPNIAWQAHLGGLLAGALCTAAIAYAPAKNRNLIQWSGIAGVAVLLVGLTLYKVSTFPVLPFS
- a CDS encoding flavin reductase family protein, which translates into the protein MELADALDISRVSPQELTQEQIDEYRRLSAEQSSGVAIISTRLRDRDYATTVSAYLSVSYDPPTLLVSLYAESRIALAVAESGSWALSILTAEQKAQANWLASPGTPLEGLLNQISFRRGPVTGNAIIAGALAFFEVATTTIHTAATHLLVVGSVLSMGEDAPWSKDASPLIHYGGDYRRLKP